The window GCGACACGGGCGCATCCGCAGCCCGGTCACATAATCGGCGGGAGCGTCGGCGGCCTCGGCGGCGTCGGCCAGCAACCCCAGCGACGACGCGCTGGGCAGACCACCCTCGTACGCATCCAGCACATAGACCCACGCCACCTGCTCACCGGCCAGCGTTGCGACCCGCACGTGCAGCTTTCGGTAGAGCCCGGTGTCGGCCTGCTCCCACGAGTCGAGCGCGCAGGCATCCTCGTCGGTGACGTCATAGATCGCGACGAAGACCTGCTCCAGCGGATCCTCGACGATCGTCGGCAACGCGCCGTCCCAGCCGTGCTCCTCGCCGCCGAACGTCAGGCGCCAGCCGAGCAGCCAGCCCGTGGTCTGCAACGGCGAATGTGGGCAACGTTCGCTCATGCGCGCGGGGTCCAGGTTGGTCCCATAGGCGGCATAGAGCGTCACGAGAGGCAAGGCTACTCAGACTCGCGCCGACGGCTAGTGTGAGACCCGTGACTGACAACCACTTCGACGTCCTTGTTCTCGGTGCGGGCCCCGGTGGCTACGTCGCCGCCATCCGCGCCTCCCAGCTCGGCAAGAAGGTGGCCGTGGTGGAGAAGCGTTATTGGGGCGGTGTCTGCCTCAACGTGGGCTGCATCCCCAGCAAGGCGCTGCTCAAGAACGCCGAACTCGCGCACACGCTGACCCACGAGAAGGCCAAGTTCGGCATCGAGGGCGACGCGACGATGGCGTACGGCCCCACGCACAAGCGCAGCCGTCAGGTGAGCGCGGGCATCGTCAAGGGCGTCCACTTCCTGATGAAGAAGAACAAGATCACCGAGATCGACGGCTGGGGCACCCTGACCAGCGCGACCGGCATCGACGTCGAGAACGACGAGGGCGAGAAGTCGTCGTACACCTTCGACAACCTGATCATCGCGACCGGCGCGACCGTACGCATGCTGCCCGGCATCGAGGTCAGCGACAACGTGGTCACCTATGAGGAGCAGATCCTCGACGAAAACCTCCCGAGCAGCATCGTGATCGGCGGCTCGGGGGCGATCGGTGTCGAGTTCGCGTACGTGATGGCCAACTTCGGCGTCGACGTCACGATCGTGGAGTTCCTGGACCGGATGGTGCCGGCTGAGGACGCCGACATCTCCAAGGAACTTGCCAAGCACTACAAGAAGCTCGGCGTGAAGGTGCTGACCAGCACGGCCGTCAAGGGTGTCGAGGACACCGGCAGCGGCGTCAAGGTCACTGTCGCCGGAGACCAGGGCAAGGGGGATGAGGAGGTCCTCGAGGCCGACAAGTTCCTCTCCGCCTTCGGCTTCGCCCCGCGCGTGGAGGGCTATGGCCTGGAGAACGTAGGCGTCAAGGTCAGCGACCGTGGTGCCATCGAGATCGATGAGTTCGGGCGTACGAACGTCGACAACGTGTATGCGATCGGTGACTGCACCGGCAAGATGATGCTTGCCCACGTCGCCGAGGCGATGGGCATCGTTGCGGCCGAGACCATCGCAGGTGCCGAGACGATGCCGGTCAACTTCGACATGATCCCGCGTGCGACCTACTGCATGCCCCAGATCGGGTCCTTCGGTTACTCGGAGGCCCAGGCCAAGGAGAAGGGGTACGACGTCAAGACCGCGACGTTCCCCTTCACCGCCAACGGCAAGGCGATGGGCCTGGGCGAGGCGGTCGGCTTCGTCAAGGTCGTGGCCGATGCCGAGCACAACGAGATCCTCGGTGCGCACATGATCGGCCCGGACGTGACCGAGTTGTTGCCGGTGCTCACGCTGGCCCAGCAATGGGACCTGACCGCCGATGAGGTTGCGCGCAACGTCTTCGCGCACCCGACGCTGACCGAGGCGGTCAAGGAGGCCGTGCACGGCATCGCGGGCCACATGATCAATCTCTGATCCCTGGGGTGTCCGCCCGGGGCTGATCCGGTGTGGCGGTCGACATTTTACCCTTCCGGAGGTGGTGAGGAGGTTGAGTCCGACAAAGACTTGAGCCTCCGCGCGGGCGCCATGGGGGTGCCTGCGCAACGAATCCTGTGGGGGGACTCATGTCGCACGACCGACCTATCGACCAGACTCGGATGTCGAAGGCGGTGACTCGACGTGGGGTAGCCCGTGGTGCCGCCTGGACCGCTCCTGTCGTGGCCCTGACGTCTGCAGCTCCGGCCGTGGCCGCGACACCTGCGCCCACGTACGTCATCCACGGCAACACCACGATCAACAGCACGTGGAGGAGCACGACCGACCAGGACGGCCGATACCGCTATAAGGTCTACTCCTCCTACGTGTCCGCGCCGCCGCCCGCCCCTGGCTACTGCATCGAAAACAGCTTGACCACCACGACCGTGACGAACGTGAGTGTGACCTATTGGTTCTCGTCCAACTCGCTGACGTTCACGCGCAACACCACGTACGACACCGCGGGCCTGTGGACCACCCTGACCCGGGACACGACCAAGGCCAACAAGTCCTACAACAGGGGTACCTACTACGCCTACACCAGCACCTACACCGGTGCCTTCACGCCCGCTAACGGCACCGCCTGCCTGGCGACCTTCGCGTGGGAATCCGAGCAGCAACAGAGGTCGAGCACCAACTACTACATCAGTTCGAGTGCCACGGTGAACGGCGCAGTGCAAACGCTCTCGTACGGCCCGATCAGACTCGACATCGCCTGATCGCTCACGACCGGGTGGCGTCTCGTCCGGTGAAGGCAGCGGCGCGTGCGCCACGCCGGTGCCTGGTCCTTGCAAGAATGAGGACATGAGTCAGCAAAGCGCCGTTGTGATCATGGGCGGTGGCCCGGGTGGGTACGAAGCGGCGCACGTGGCCGCGCAACTCGGAGCCGAGGTCACGTTGATCGACTCCGACGGCGTGGGCGGCAGCGCCGTCCTGACCGACTGCGTGCCGAGCAAGACGCTGATCGCCTCGGCGGAGTTGATGACCGATGTCATCGGCTCGCGCGACCTGGGCATGCGCGTGACCGACATGGCTCGACAGAAGGCAGGCTGGATCAGTGTCGACCTGGCCAAGGTGAACAGACGAGTGCTTGCCCTGGCCGCCGAGCAGTCCGACGACATCACCGCTCGCTTGGAGCGTGACGGCGTACGCGTCGTGCATGGGCGTGGTCGGCTCGCAGGTCCGCACAAGGTGGCGGTCGCTCTCAATAGCGGAGGGGAGGAGATCGTCGAAGGCGATGCGCTGCTCGTCGCGACCGGCGCGGCCCCACGCGTACTCCCCAGCGCCCAGCCCGACGGCGAACGAATCCTGACCTGGGAGCAGGTCTACAACCTCACCGACGTCCCCGAGCACCTGATCGTGGTGGGCTCAGGGGTTACGGGCCTTGAGTTCGCCAGTGCCTACTTGTCGCTGGGCGCAGAGGTCACCTTGGTCTCCTCGCGCGATCGGGTGCTCCCGGGAGAGGATGCCGACGCGGCCACCGTGCTTGAGGATGTGCTCACGCGGCGCGGGATGCAGGTGCTGGGCAAGTCGCGCATGGAGTCCGTCACCCGAGATGGCGATGACGTCACGGTGACCCTGACCGATGGGCGAAGCGTGACCGGCAGCCACTGCATCCTGGCGCTCGGTTCGGTGCCCAACACGGCCGGACTCGGGCTGGAAGAGGCCGGGGTCGAACTCGACCAGGGCGGCTTCATCCAGGTCGACAAGGTGTCGCGTACGTCGACTCGCAGCATCTATGCCGCCGGAGACTGCACCGGTGTCTTCATGCTCGCTTCGGTCGCCGCGATGCAGGGACGGATCGCGATGTGGCACTTCCTGGGTGATGCCGTCGCCCCACTCGACCTCGACAAGGTCTCGGCAAATGTCTTCACCTCACCAGAGATCGCCACGGTCGGCTGGTCGCAGCAATCCATCGACGACGGCACCAACCAGGCCGAGTGCGTGATGTTGCCCCTGGCTGGCAATGCCCGCGCCAAGATGCAAGGAGTCGAGGACGGCTTCGTGAAACTCTTTGCCCGCCGTGGCACCGGGACCCTGGTCGGGGGAGTGGTGGTGGCACCGCGAGCCTCGGAACTGATCCACGCGGTGTCACTGGCCGTCGAGGTGGGCCTCACGGTGGACCAGGTAGCGCACGCGTTTACGGTGTATCCGTCGATGAGCGGGTCGGTCGCCGAGGCGGCGCGGCAACTGCACGGGGTCTGACCTCTCTGGCATGACTCTGCGAACTACAGATCTGTAGTTATCACGCGCCCCTTGTCGGGTGCCTCGACGTCGTGATGCCATGGCCATTCGTCACATCCGCCACATACGTATGGATGTGTCACAACGACCCCAGACGCCTCGGAGTGCCTTCCCCAATGCGACACCTCAGCCGCCTGCTGCTCGCTGCCGCCACGACCACTCTCCTGGCCGTCACCTCGGCGCCCGCTGGCGCCTCCTGGGACCGTCCGATCAAGCGCGGCACCGACACCTTCACGATCCCCGCGAAGGCGACGATCACGTTGACCGGTCACGGGTATGGCCACGGTCGCGGCATGAGTCAGTACGGCGCGCAGGGCGCGGCGATGGAGGGGCTCAGCAGTCAGCAGATCGTGTCGTTCTATTACCCCGGGACGTCCCTTGGCGCGGTTTCTGGACGACTTCGCGTGCTGCTCACCGGTGACACGACCGATGACGTCGTCGTACGCGGTCGCAAACGTCTCTTCGTGCGGTCGGTCGGCTCGACGAAGATCGCGCTGCCGACTGGTCCTGCTCGATTCCGGCTCATCGCGGGGGGAGTGAACTCGACGCTCGTACAGACGCAACGACGTCGCGGCTGGCGAACCCTGCACACGTTGCCGGGCGCGGCCGAGTTTGTCGCCCGCGGTGTGCTGCGACTTGAGACGCCGAGCGGGACGTACGGCTATCGCGGGCCGTTGCGTTCGGCCCCCTCGCGTGGGGCATTCTCGAGCGCGCGCGACACGGTCAATGTCCCGACGTTTGAGCAATACCTGCGCGGAGTGGTGCCACGCGAGATCCCCGCCTCATGGAGTGCTTCGGCAGTGCAGGCCCAGGCGATCGCCGCGCGCACGTACGCCGCCTTCGAGCGCACCGAGCCCGGCTCCTACTACGACATCTGCGACACGACCTCATGCCAGGTCTATGGCGGGGTGAACTTCGAGCATCCGTTGGCTGATGAGGCGATCAAGGCCACTCGCGGACAGGTCGTCTCGGCTGGCGCCGCGCCCGCGTTCACGCAGTTCTCCGCCAGCAGCGGCGGCTGGACCGCGGCGGGCTCGATGTCCTATCTGAAGGCCCAGGCCGATCCCTACGACGGGTGGGACGGCAACCCCGTCCACGACTGGACGCGCACGCTGACGGACGCGAGCTTCGAGGCGGCATACCCCACCATCGGCGACCTGCAGCAGATCGTGGTCACCTCCCGTGACGGCAATGGCGACTGGGGCGGCCGGATCCAGCAGGCGAAGTTGATCGGCTCGCGCGGGTCGGTGATCGCGTCCGGCGACTCGCTGCGCTTGCAGTTCGGGCTGCGGTCGACGTGGTTCACGTTGTCGGTGACGAAACGCTGACCGGTCGGTGGTTGAGGAGGCGGCCCGTCTCGAAACCTCCGCACCCGGTCTCCTCGGTGGGAACCGACCAACTCCGACCGGCGTCAAAGTGCCATGCGGAGACAGACGCTGGTGGTGCTCGCCTTGCTCGCGACGGGGTGTGGCGCACATGGGAGCAACGACGTGGCGCAAGACCCGGCATCGATCACGGTCTCGATGCCGACGGCGCTTCCCGCGTCGCCGGTCCGGGTGACGAGCGCCCACCTGGCGACGGTCCTCGATGAGGGCGAAGGTCCCAAGCTGTGCCTGGGTGGGGTGTTGCAGTCACTGCCGCCCCAGTGCGACGGCCCTGCGCTAGCGGGCTGGGAATGGGCCGAGCATCCCGAGCACGAGACGTCCGGTCAGGTGACGTGGGGCGAGTTCTCGGTGACGGGCACCTGGGACGGGACACGCCTGGCGTACGAGAGCGCGATCCCCGCTGCGCTCTATGACGTGGCCGCTGCTCCTACGCCCGACTTCTCCTCGCCGTGCCCCGAGCCGTCCGGGGGTTGGCAGGTGCTCGACCCCGACAAGACGACCGAGGAGAGCAGGGATCGTACGACCGCTGCCGCCCAGAAGCTCCCCGGATTCTCGACCGTCTGGGTCGACCACTCGCCCAATCCGCTGTTCGGCAGGCAGCCCGCGGGCATCGAGGAGGAACTCGCGATGAACGACCCCACCAAGTTGATCCTCAACGTGCGGGTGACTGAGGATCTCGCGGGTGCCGAAGCCAAGCTGCGCGAGACCTGGGGCGGCATGCTGTGTGTCTCGAAGGCGGAGCACACCGAGTCCGAGTTGGCCCTGTCCCCGGCGCACGGAGCATCCAACTAGCTGGAAGATTACTGCCACCGGGTGACAGCGATCTTCCCCGCTAATCGGCCGATGCTTCGCACTCACGCCGCGAACTGTTGGGTGATGGTGCACCCGGGCCCACATGCGTGGGGCCGGCCGGCCCAACCCTGCGCGCGAAGGATCCTCGCGACCTTCGCGGCGGTGACGCACGGGCGGCGATACACCTGACCCCACCCGAGTCTGGCCGTACGCGCCCCACTCACCGCGGCATCGAGATCGCGATCGAGGTCGGCGTCCTTGCCCGCGACGGTGTCATGGTCGAGTCGTCCATCCAGTTCGAGATGAGTGTCGTATTCGACATACGAGACATCGCGATAGACGGCCCCGCGCGAGCCACGCGCGCGCAGTTGGCGCACACTGTGCGGCAGACCGTGCGCGCGTTCGACGTACGACAGGTAGCCATGCTCCAACACCGACTGGGTCCCCTTCGCGATGTCCAGGAGCAAGGCCAGCATCCAGTCGCGTGCAGGCACGCGGTCGCGTTCCTCAAGAGCCTCTTGCAGTCGAGTCGCTGTCGTGAGTCTCGATCTGACCGCCGCAGCCAACACCTCGATCGTGGCGAAATCGTCGGTTGCCGCGATGGCTGCATCTAACGTGGCCTCCTCGACCCGCACCCGCGGAGGATGCTTGTCGAGTCGGACTCGGGTGTCGAACTGGGTGACTCGCCGGATTCGTACGCCCGGCGGTGCGACCGCGCGCCGGGACTGCGAGATCGCCACCTCGATCGGGTCCGTCTCGGCGCAGCCTCGCCAACCAGGGCCGTTCTCGGCACGAAGTGCGGACTGCCCGGCCAGCGCCGCTGGCCACGCGTACAGCACCGCCGCCCACGCGCGCTGCTGCCAACTCGGGGCGCCGGTGTGGTTGATCAGCACGCCCGGGTGCAGCACCGTGAGATGGCGCTGACGAATCAGGCGCCTGATGTCGTGCTCCTTAGCGCCAACCGCCGTGAGTTGAGCCCGCGAGATCACTCCGTCTTGGAGATCCAGCACCTGACGTGCGCGGTCGAGAGTGAAGGTGGAGCGGGAGCGCGAGTTGGTCATGTCTCGACCCTGCCGCGCCGAGTCGGCGTGCGCCACCGCGTTCGTTCAGGCTGTGGATAACTAACGGGGAAGTTCACTGTCACCCCATGGCAGTGAACTTCCAGTCAGCGTACGGAGTCCCCGGCCAGCCGGGGAGTCAGCGAGACGATCAGTCCTTGATCTCGCAGATCACCGCACCGTTGGTCACCGTGGCGCCGACCTCGGCCGCGAGCCCGGTGACCGTGCCCGCCTTGTGGGCCTTCAACGGCTGCTCCATCTTCATCGCCTCGATCACCACGACGGTGTCGCCCTCGGCCACGGTGTCGCCCTCGGCCACGGGCACCTTCACCACAGTGCCTTGCATCGGAGAGGTGACGGAGTCGCCCGACGCCGCCGCGCCGGCCTTCTTGCCAGCCGTACGCTTCGGCTTCTTGGCGCCGCCACCGGACGCGCCACCACCAATGGAGGCCAGTCCACCAGGCAGCACGACCTCGAGTCGGCGACCGCCGACCTCCACGGTCACCTTCTGACGCTCCTCGGCCTCGGGTGCCTCGGCAGCCGCTCCGGAGAAAGCCTCGATCTGGTTGTCGAAGTCGGTCTCGATCCACAACGTGTAGACGCCGAACGAGCCGGTCTGATCGTCGCCCTCACCCACGAACGCCGGGTCGCTGACGACGGCGCGGTGGAAGGGAATGACCGTCGGCATGCCATCGACGACGAACTCGTCGAGCGCGCGCCGCGAACGTTCCAGCGCCTGGGTGCGGTCGCGGCCGGTCACGATCAGCTTGGCGATCAGCGAGTCGAAGGCACCGGGGATGGTCTCGCCGGCCACATAGCCGCCGTCGACGCGTACGCCCGGGCCGCTCGGCGGCTCCCAGACCGAGAGCGTGCCGGGCGCGGGCATGAAGCCGCGGCCCGCGTCCTCGGCGTTGATCCGGAACTCGAACGAGTGCCCCTGCACGACCGGGTCGTCGTACCCCAGTTCCTCACCTGCGGCGATGCGGAACATCTCGCGGACGAGGTCGATGCCGGTGACCTCCTCGGAGACCGGGTGCTCCACCTGGAGGCGGGTGTTGATCTCGAGGAACGAGATCAGGCCGGACGGCGCCACCAGGAACTCGCAGGTGCCGGCACCGACATAGCCGGCCTCCTTGAGGATCGCCTTCGATGAGGCGTACAGCCGCTCCATCTGCTCGTCGGTCAGGTAGGGCGCGGGCGCCTCTTCGACCAACTTCTGGTGGCGGCGCTGCAATGAGCAGTCGCGGGTCGAGACGACGACGACGTTGCCGTGCTGGTCGGCCAGACACTGGGTCTCGACGTGGCGGGGGTGATCGAGGTACTGCTCGACGAAGCACTCACCACGACCGAACGCCGTGACCGCCTCGCGTACGGCCGATTCGTACAAGTCGCGGATCTCGCCCATCTCGCGCGCGACCTTGAGACCGCGACCGCCGCCACCGAAGGCGGCCTTGATGGCGATCGGGAGCCCGTGGGACTCGGCGAACGCCACGACCTCGTCGGCGTCCTTGACCGGGTCGGCGGTGCCCTCGACCTGGGGCGCGCCGACCTTCTGCGCGATGTGACGCGCCTGCACCTTGTCGCCGAGCTTCTCGATCGCCGACGGCGGAGGTCCGATCCAGATCAGCCCGGCGTCGATGACGGCCTGGGCGAAGATGGCGTTCTCACTGAGGAAGCCATAGCCGGGGTGCACCGAGTCGGCGCCCGACTTCGCCGCGATCGCGAGGATCTTGTCGATGTCGAGGTAGGAGTCGCCGGGGGTCGAGCCTTCGAGTGAGTACGCCTCGTCAGCCAGGCGTACGAACACTGCGTCTCGGTCGGGTTCGGCATACACGGCCACGCTGCCGATGCCGGCGTCTTTGCACGCGCGAATCACGCGTACGGCGATCTCGCCGCGGTTGGCGATGAGGACCTTCTTC of the Nocardioides sp. genome contains:
- the lpdA gene encoding dihydrolipoyl dehydrogenase, translating into MTDNHFDVLVLGAGPGGYVAAIRASQLGKKVAVVEKRYWGGVCLNVGCIPSKALLKNAELAHTLTHEKAKFGIEGDATMAYGPTHKRSRQVSAGIVKGVHFLMKKNKITEIDGWGTLTSATGIDVENDEGEKSSYTFDNLIIATGATVRMLPGIEVSDNVVTYEEQILDENLPSSIVIGGSGAIGVEFAYVMANFGVDVTIVEFLDRMVPAEDADISKELAKHYKKLGVKVLTSTAVKGVEDTGSGVKVTVAGDQGKGDEEVLEADKFLSAFGFAPRVEGYGLENVGVKVSDRGAIEIDEFGRTNVDNVYAIGDCTGKMMLAHVAEAMGIVAAETIAGAETMPVNFDMIPRATYCMPQIGSFGYSEAQAKEKGYDVKTATFPFTANGKAMGLGEAVGFVKVVADAEHNEILGAHMIGPDVTELLPVLTLAQQWDLTADEVARNVFAHPTLTEAVKEAVHGIAGHMINL
- a CDS encoding NAD(P)H-quinone dehydrogenase — encoded protein: MSQQSAVVIMGGGPGGYEAAHVAAQLGAEVTLIDSDGVGGSAVLTDCVPSKTLIASAELMTDVIGSRDLGMRVTDMARQKAGWISVDLAKVNRRVLALAAEQSDDITARLERDGVRVVHGRGRLAGPHKVAVALNSGGEEIVEGDALLVATGAAPRVLPSAQPDGERILTWEQVYNLTDVPEHLIVVGSGVTGLEFASAYLSLGAEVTLVSSRDRVLPGEDADAATVLEDVLTRRGMQVLGKSRMESVTRDGDDVTVTLTDGRSVTGSHCILALGSVPNTAGLGLEEAGVELDQGGFIQVDKVSRTSTRSIYAAGDCTGVFMLASVAAMQGRIAMWHFLGDAVAPLDLDKVSANVFTSPEIATVGWSQQSIDDGTNQAECVMLPLAGNARAKMQGVEDGFVKLFARRGTGTLVGGVVVAPRASELIHAVSLAVEVGLTVDQVAHAFTVYPSMSGSVAEAARQLHGV
- a CDS encoding SpoIID/LytB domain-containing protein, whose product is MRHLSRLLLAAATTTLLAVTSAPAGASWDRPIKRGTDTFTIPAKATITLTGHGYGHGRGMSQYGAQGAAMEGLSSQQIVSFYYPGTSLGAVSGRLRVLLTGDTTDDVVVRGRKRLFVRSVGSTKIALPTGPARFRLIAGGVNSTLVQTQRRRGWRTLHTLPGAAEFVARGVLRLETPSGTYGYRGPLRSAPSRGAFSSARDTVNVPTFEQYLRGVVPREIPASWSASAVQAQAIAARTYAAFERTEPGSYYDICDTTSCQVYGGVNFEHPLADEAIKATRGQVVSAGAAPAFTQFSASSGGWTAAGSMSYLKAQADPYDGWDGNPVHDWTRTLTDASFEAAYPTIGDLQQIVVTSRDGNGDWGGRIQQAKLIGSRGSVIASGDSLRLQFGLRSTWFTLSVTKR
- a CDS encoding gamma-glutamylcyclotransferase family protein; amino-acid sequence: MTLYAAYGTNLDPARMSERCPHSPLQTTGWLLGWRLTFGGEEHGWDGALPTIVEDPLEQVFVAIYDVTDEDACALDSWEQADTGLYRKLHVRVATLAGEQVAWVYVLDAYEGGLPSASSLGLLADAAEAADAPADYVTGLRMRPCRSIGP
- a CDS encoding biotin carboxylase N-terminal domain-containing protein — translated: MPEIKPLKKVLIANRGEIAVRVIRACKDAGIGSVAVYAEPDRDAVFVRLADEAYSLEGSTPGDSYLDIDKILAIAAKSGADSVHPGYGFLSENAIFAQAVIDAGLIWIGPPPSAIEKLGDKVQARHIAQKVGAPQVEGTADPVKDADEVVAFAESHGLPIAIKAAFGGGGRGLKVAREMGEIRDLYESAVREAVTAFGRGECFVEQYLDHPRHVETQCLADQHGNVVVVSTRDCSLQRRHQKLVEEAPAPYLTDEQMERLYASSKAILKEAGYVGAGTCEFLVAPSGLISFLEINTRLQVEHPVSEEVTGIDLVREMFRIAAGEELGYDDPVVQGHSFEFRINAEDAGRGFMPAPGTLSVWEPPSGPGVRVDGGYVAGETIPGAFDSLIAKLIVTGRDRTQALERSRRALDEFVVDGMPTVIPFHRAVVSDPAFVGEGDDQTGSFGVYTLWIETDFDNQIEAFSGAAAEAPEAEERQKVTVEVGGRRLEVVLPGGLASIGGGASGGGAKKPKRTAGKKAGAAASGDSVTSPMQGTVVKVPVAEGDTVAEGDTVVVIEAMKMEQPLKAHKAGTVTGLAAEVGATVTNGAVICEIKD